The Gemmatimonadales bacterium genome has a segment encoding these proteins:
- a CDS encoding sulfite exporter TauE/SafE family protein, translating into MTAFELSGLILGGAFLAGLLGSLTGLGGGMVIVPLLTIGFGVDLHYAIGASLISVIATSSGAAAAYVKEGYTNIRLGMLLEIATTTGALGGAFLAGVISTSVIAYLFAGMLVFSAYLSARPRVEHISVERSDPWAEPLRLTSTYPTASGLQQYGVTHVPVGFGLMFIAGILSGLLGIGSGALKVLAMDNAMRLPFKVSTTTSNFMIGVTAAASAGVYLRRGYVDPALSFPVMLGVLAGALLGARLLSHIHTRRLRQIFAVVILALAIEMVYKASSGRI; encoded by the coding sequence GTGACCGCGTTCGAGCTCAGCGGATTGATTCTTGGCGGGGCCTTCCTCGCCGGCCTTCTCGGTTCGTTGACCGGTCTCGGCGGCGGCATGGTGATCGTTCCGCTGCTCACCATCGGATTCGGCGTCGACCTCCACTACGCCATCGGCGCGTCGCTCATCAGTGTCATCGCCACCTCTTCCGGCGCAGCTGCGGCCTACGTCAAGGAGGGGTACACCAACATCCGACTCGGCATGCTCCTCGAAATCGCCACCACGACCGGCGCGCTGGGCGGAGCATTCCTCGCCGGGGTGATTTCCACGTCGGTGATCGCCTACCTCTTCGCCGGGATGCTGGTCTTTTCGGCCTATCTCTCGGCGCGCCCGCGAGTCGAGCACATCAGCGTGGAGCGATCGGATCCCTGGGCCGAACCGTTGCGATTGACGTCGACCTACCCGACAGCATCCGGGCTGCAGCAATACGGTGTCACGCACGTGCCGGTCGGTTTCGGGCTGATGTTCATCGCCGGGATTCTCTCGGGTCTCCTCGGCATCGGATCGGGAGCGCTCAAGGTGCTCGCGATGGACAACGCGATGCGCTTGCCGTTCAAGGTGTCGACCACGACGAGCAATTTCATGATCGGTGTCACCGCGGCGGCGAGCGCCGGGGTCTATCTCCGCCGCGGGTACGTCGATCCCGCGCTCTCCTTTCCCGTGATGCTCGGCGTCCTCGCCGGTGCACTCCTCGGCGCACGGCTGTTGAGCCACATCCACACCCGGCGGTTGCGGCAGATTTTTGCGGTCGTCATTCTCGCCCTTGCCATCGAGATGGTGTACAAGGCCTCGAGCGGGAGGATCTGA
- a CDS encoding DUF1634 domain-containing protein → MRRLSDDEVEQAVGNLLRGGVVVAAVVTIAGAAAYLTRHGRDVVDYTAFRGPVDGLNSVGGIVGHALAGETTAIIQLGLLLLIATPVARVALSLIGFIRQSDRTYVALTAVVLAILAFSLAGGRF, encoded by the coding sequence ATGCGACGCTTGTCAGACGATGAGGTCGAACAGGCGGTCGGCAACCTGCTGCGGGGCGGCGTCGTCGTCGCGGCGGTCGTGACGATCGCCGGCGCGGCGGCATACCTCACCCGGCACGGTCGCGACGTGGTGGATTACACAGCGTTCCGAGGCCCCGTGGACGGACTGAATTCCGTCGGAGGGATCGTCGGGCACGCACTGGCTGGGGAGACGACCGCGATCATTCAACTGGGGTTGCTGCTGCTGATCGCGACCCCGGTCGCACGGGTGGCACTTTCGCTGATCGGCTTCATCCGGCAATCGGACCGCACCTACGTCGCCCTGACGGCGGTCGTCCTGGCGATTCTGGCGTTTTCGCTCGCCGGCGGCCGGTTCTAA
- a CDS encoding prolyl oligopeptidase family serine peptidase, giving the protein MRSITRAAALLLSCVFANRLAAQSPDAAPAKPAAKTSGRFITPADLKSWNAIRQNVLSNDGKWFAYEVGPADGNATIVVKRTADSTHDDVRRVTGSGGGSIAISGDSHWLGFIAAPPKAAVTGGGRQGRGRGGVPAAGGAATDSTGPTKLVLVNLTTGVSKEFDRIRRFSFNAEDASWMVMQDAAAGGGGGGRGTIAGGRGAGAPAGAEGQAGGNSDLLLYNLTTGETFNMGPVGEYAFDRDGTWLAYTMSTPDRVGNGVQLRNMKSGVSKSLESAPLIYSHLAWVDSSAGLSVMRGKLDSLTRDTVFSIEAFTGFGAEGPSRQIVFDPAGRKDFPTGWKLASERAPRYATGLGTVFFGVREAPKIPRGAATGGRGGETATGAPGAGGAGAIAPGARGAAAAAGNDSIPSLILWHYKDPRLQSQQIVQEQQDRAFNYLAEYRVADNRFVQLADDSIRSVTVTNGDRFAYGVNTAPYEERASYTGRTFEDVYTVDLATGTRKLVQRKKPTGQMTGSPDGQRLLYWGRDANWWVLDLSTLDSTVITRGVPTSFVNSDDDHNNLTPPAARSFGWSNDGKYVLLSDNWDVWKVATHPGTPAVNLTGNGKHDQIRYQTVYRFDPTRPAGAPASARAGRGANPADGIDLSRPLYLATYGEWTKKEGLSRVDPDAAGAKSLFFDDAKVAITKARDADTYLYTRQTFAQYPDWHVFGPNFTAGYPLTDANPQMKELAWSSGTRLVNYVSAKGDKLQGALYLPANYQPGKQYPMVVTIYEKRSQGKNVFVSPSDTRAPDPSLYTDRGYVVFDPDIVYKVNDPGMSAVWCVVPAVKAAIATGIVDPKHVGLWGHSWGGYQTAFLVTQTDIFAAAVAGAPLTNMVSMYASIYWNTGGSDAAIFESSQGRFRGNFLENYDAYIRNSPVFHADKVHTPLMILQNDRDGAVDFNQGVTYYNTLRQLGKEVVFLEYVGENHGLAKPVNQRDYAVRMAEFFDHYLKGDPAPDWLKNGIPRLKMEEHLLARKDSLAKLLDPPPAVTAATAPGGRR; this is encoded by the coding sequence ATGCGCTCGATCACTCGAGCAGCCGCGCTGCTGCTGTCATGCGTGTTTGCGAATCGGCTCGCCGCCCAGTCGCCCGACGCGGCTCCAGCGAAGCCTGCGGCGAAGACGTCGGGACGGTTCATCACGCCGGCCGACCTGAAGAGCTGGAACGCAATCCGCCAGAACGTCCTCTCGAATGACGGCAAGTGGTTTGCCTACGAAGTCGGGCCAGCCGACGGGAACGCCACGATCGTGGTCAAGCGGACGGCGGATTCGACCCACGACGACGTGCGGCGCGTGACCGGGAGCGGCGGCGGGTCGATTGCCATCTCCGGCGATTCGCACTGGCTCGGCTTCATTGCGGCGCCACCGAAGGCTGCTGTCACGGGCGGCGGCCGGCAGGGGCGCGGCCGTGGTGGAGTTCCTGCTGCGGGAGGAGCCGCCACGGATTCGACCGGGCCGACAAAACTCGTCCTGGTGAATCTCACCACCGGCGTCTCGAAGGAGTTCGACCGGATCCGGCGTTTTTCGTTCAATGCCGAAGATGCGTCGTGGATGGTGATGCAGGACGCGGCTGCGGGCGGTGGCGGTGGCGGCCGCGGTACCATCGCGGGGGGGCGTGGTGCTGGGGCGCCTGCGGGTGCCGAAGGGCAGGCAGGTGGCAACAGCGACCTGCTCCTCTACAACCTCACCACTGGCGAAACGTTCAACATGGGGCCGGTCGGTGAGTACGCTTTCGATCGCGACGGCACCTGGCTCGCCTACACGATGTCGACGCCCGATCGTGTCGGCAACGGCGTGCAGCTGCGGAACATGAAGAGCGGCGTCTCCAAGTCGCTCGAAAGCGCGCCGCTCATCTACTCGCATCTCGCCTGGGTCGATTCGTCCGCAGGGCTGAGCGTGATGCGCGGCAAGCTCGACTCGCTGACGCGTGACACCGTCTTTTCGATCGAGGCGTTCACCGGGTTCGGCGCCGAGGGCCCGTCACGGCAGATCGTCTTCGATCCGGCGGGGCGGAAGGACTTCCCGACCGGCTGGAAGCTCGCCTCCGAGCGCGCGCCGCGATACGCGACCGGCCTCGGCACCGTCTTCTTTGGTGTGCGGGAAGCACCGAAGATTCCTCGTGGTGCAGCGACAGGCGGGCGCGGAGGCGAGACTGCGACCGGCGCACCGGGAGCCGGCGGTGCAGGCGCGATCGCACCGGGAGCGCGCGGTGCCGCGGCCGCGGCAGGGAACGATTCGATTCCATCGCTGATCCTCTGGCACTACAAGGATCCGCGCCTCCAGTCGCAGCAGATCGTGCAGGAGCAGCAGGATCGCGCCTTCAACTATCTCGCCGAGTATCGCGTGGCGGACAACCGCTTCGTCCAGCTCGCGGACGACTCGATTCGCTCGGTGACGGTGACCAACGGCGACCGGTTCGCGTACGGCGTCAACACGGCACCATACGAGGAACGCGCCAGTTACACCGGCCGTACTTTCGAGGATGTCTACACCGTCGACCTCGCAACCGGCACCCGCAAGCTGGTCCAGCGGAAGAAGCCGACTGGTCAGATGACGGGATCGCCTGACGGACAGCGGCTCCTCTACTGGGGTCGGGATGCCAACTGGTGGGTGCTCGACTTGTCGACCCTCGACAGCACGGTGATCACCCGCGGCGTGCCGACGTCGTTCGTCAACAGCGATGACGATCACAACAACCTCACGCCGCCGGCTGCGCGCTCATTCGGCTGGAGCAACGACGGGAAGTACGTGCTCCTCTCGGACAACTGGGATGTCTGGAAGGTCGCGACCCACCCCGGGACGCCCGCGGTGAATCTCACCGGCAACGGAAAGCACGATCAGATCCGGTATCAGACGGTTTACCGCTTCGACCCGACGCGCCCGGCCGGCGCTCCGGCGTCTGCACGTGCCGGCCGCGGCGCGAACCCGGCAGATGGGATCGACCTCTCCCGGCCGCTCTACCTCGCGACGTACGGCGAATGGACCAAGAAGGAGGGGCTCTCACGCGTCGATCCTGATGCGGCGGGCGCGAAATCCCTCTTCTTCGATGACGCCAAGGTCGCGATCACCAAGGCGCGCGACGCCGACACCTACCTCTATACCCGGCAGACGTTTGCCCAGTATCCCGACTGGCACGTCTTCGGTCCGAATTTCACCGCAGGCTATCCGCTGACCGACGCCAATCCGCAGATGAAGGAGCTGGCGTGGTCGAGCGGAACGCGACTGGTGAACTACGTCAGCGCCAAGGGCGACAAGCTGCAGGGGGCGCTCTATCTCCCGGCGAACTATCAGCCGGGGAAGCAGTATCCGATGGTGGTCACGATTTACGAGAAGCGGTCGCAGGGGAAGAATGTCTTTGTGTCGCCGAGCGACACGCGGGCACCCGATCCGTCGCTGTACACCGATCGCGGCTATGTCGTCTTCGATCCGGACATTGTCTACAAGGTGAACGATCCAGGGATGTCGGCAGTGTGGTGCGTCGTGCCCGCGGTCAAGGCGGCGATCGCCACCGGGATCGTCGATCCGAAGCACGTCGGCCTCTGGGGGCATTCGTGGGGCGGCTACCAGACGGCGTTCCTGGTGACCCAGACCGACATCTTCGCGGCGGCGGTTGCCGGCGCACCGCTCACCAACATGGTCAGCATGTATGCGTCGATCTACTGGAACACCGGCGGATCCGACGCCGCGATCTTCGAATCGAGCCAGGGGCGATTCCGGGGGAATTTCCTGGAGAACTACGACGCGTACATTCGCAATTCGCCGGTCTTTCATGCAGACAAGGTCCATACGCCGCTGATGATCCTGCAGAACGATCGCGACGGGGCGGTCGATTTCAATCAGGGAGTGACCTACTACAACACCCTGCGGCAGCTTGGGAAGGAAGTCGTCTTCCTGGAATACGTCGGGGAGAACCACGGGCTGGCGAAGCCGGTCAACCAGCGCGACTACGCCGTCCGGATGGCGGAATTCTTCGATCACTATCTCAAGGGCGATCCGGCGCCTGACTGGCTCAAGAACGGTATCCCGCGGCTCAAGATGGAAGAGCACCTTCTTGCGAGGAAGGACTCATTGGCCAAGCTCCTCGACCCGCCGCCGGCGGTGACGGCAGCGACGGCACCGGGGGGACGCAGGTAG
- a CDS encoding pyridoxal-phosphate dependent enzyme, which produces MSAIAEIPIGAIKEARQRISGIAYRTPLLPDRDHAELVLKLENLQPIGSFKLRGAANAMMSAPRESLAGGVVTASAGNMAQGVAWCARSLGVPCRVVVPEGAPANKIAAIRRLGGEVISAPFDKWWQAMLDHRYPGVDGVFIHPFADAAVMAGNGTIGLEILEDDPDVDAVLVPWGGGGLACGIATAVRAINPAVKVFAVEVEAAAPLAAAFARGGAGDIEPVRSFVDGIGGRSVAPEMWQLARELLAGVLIVTAADVAAAIKGLAERNRVVAEGAGGAGVAAALKGVPGVRRPAAIVSGGNIDPEKLAVILRGGVP; this is translated from the coding sequence GTGAGTGCGATCGCTGAGATCCCGATCGGTGCCATCAAGGAGGCGCGCCAGCGCATTTCCGGCATCGCCTATCGCACGCCGCTCCTTCCCGACCGCGATCACGCCGAACTCGTCCTCAAGCTCGAGAATCTCCAGCCGATCGGCTCCTTCAAGCTCCGCGGCGCCGCCAACGCGATGATGTCGGCGCCCCGCGAGTCACTTGCCGGGGGCGTCGTGACGGCGAGTGCCGGGAACATGGCGCAGGGGGTCGCGTGGTGCGCCCGTTCGCTCGGCGTTCCGTGTCGCGTGGTCGTTCCCGAAGGGGCCCCCGCCAACAAGATCGCCGCGATCCGCCGGCTCGGCGGCGAGGTCATCAGCGCGCCATTCGATAAATGGTGGCAGGCGATGCTCGACCACCGCTATCCCGGTGTCGACGGTGTCTTCATCCATCCGTTCGCTGACGCAGCAGTCATGGCTGGCAACGGGACGATCGGGCTCGAGATCCTCGAAGACGACCCCGACGTGGATGCGGTCCTGGTCCCGTGGGGCGGCGGCGGCCTCGCGTGCGGGATCGCGACGGCGGTCCGCGCCATCAACCCTGCCGTGAAGGTCTTCGCCGTCGAGGTCGAGGCGGCGGCCCCGCTCGCGGCGGCCTTTGCCCGAGGCGGCGCTGGCGACATCGAGCCGGTCCGGTCATTCGTCGACGGGATCGGCGGACGAAGTGTTGCGCCCGAAATGTGGCAACTCGCGCGCGAGCTTCTCGCGGGCGTCCTGATCGTGACGGCAGCCGACGTCGCCGCCGCGATCAAGGGGCTCGCCGAACGGAATCGGGTGGTGGCCGAGGGGGCGGGCGGTGCTGGAGTCGCCGCGGCACTCAAGGGAGTCCCCGGTGTGCGCCGGCCTGCCGCGATCGTGAGCGGCGGCAATATCGACCCGGAAAAGCTGGCGGTGATCCTGCGCGGCGGCGTGCCGTGA
- a CDS encoding RidA family protein, producing the protein MASDERSTVEFLPLPPTMKLPFSEAVRVGNLLYLSGQMGTDATAKLVSGGIEAETRQILTNVRAVLERRGLGLDAVVKCTVMMADMKEWPAMNQVYVEFFKPPLPARSAFGASGLALGGRVEIECIAVFDR; encoded by the coding sequence ATGGCATCTGACGAACGGTCGACGGTGGAGTTCCTCCCGCTCCCTCCCACGATGAAGCTGCCGTTTTCCGAAGCGGTGCGGGTCGGCAATCTCCTCTACCTCTCCGGCCAGATGGGAACCGACGCGACCGCCAAGCTGGTGTCGGGCGGTATCGAGGCGGAGACGCGGCAGATCCTGACCAACGTCCGCGCGGTGCTCGAGCGCCGGGGATTGGGGCTCGACGCCGTAGTGAAATGCACCGTGATGATGGCCGACATGAAGGAGTGGCCGGCGATGAACCAGGTCTATGTCGAATTCTTCAAGCCGCCGCTCCCGGCGCGGAGCGCCTTCGGTGCAAGCGGCCTGGCTCTCGGCGGCCGGGTCGAAATCGAGTGCATCGCGGTCTTCGATCGCTGA
- a CDS encoding cupin domain-containing protein → MTTPTKHVWDDIPHEPLSPLITRKLVYNDRLMLGQVFLKTGSIVPAHEHHNEQATYILEGCLRFWIGEHADHPGDEYVDIHAGEVLLIPGGVRHRAEAIEDTLDLDVFTPPRQDWIEKTDGYLRGTK, encoded by the coding sequence ATGACCACACCGACGAAGCACGTCTGGGACGACATCCCCCACGAACCCCTCTCGCCGCTCATCACCCGCAAGCTGGTCTACAACGACCGGTTGATGCTGGGCCAGGTCTTCCTGAAGACCGGCTCGATCGTTCCGGCGCACGAGCATCACAACGAACAGGCGACCTACATCCTCGAAGGATGCCTCCGTTTCTGGATCGGCGAGCATGCCGACCATCCGGGCGACGAGTACGTCGACATCCACGCCGGCGAAGTGCTGCTCATCCCCGGCGGCGTGCGGCACCGCGCCGAGGCGATCGAAGACACCCTCGACCTGGATGTATTTACCCCGCCGCGGCAGGACTGGATCGAAAAGACCGACGGATATCTGCGCGGAACGAAATAG
- a CDS encoding SDR family oxidoreductase — MDFGIKGKTALVCGASQGIGFSTAAALAAEGATVIICSRNEGSLERAKSRLNTGGATIDAIAADLSTEDGLKGLVDTVRERHRSVDILVPNTGGPPTGATLDIPWTAWESAATLLLRSAVELCRAFVPGMRSRKWGRVIGITSLAVKRPEPALALSNSLRAAVTGYYRTLAEEIGADGVTVNTVLPGFTETERLQALADANAKRTGASHDAIFDQWRAQSPLKRLGRPEEVAAMIAFLASDHAGFVTGQAICVDGGAVRLLL, encoded by the coding sequence GTGGATTTCGGGATCAAGGGAAAAACTGCGCTGGTCTGCGGCGCGAGCCAGGGCATCGGTTTCTCGACTGCCGCGGCGCTCGCTGCGGAAGGCGCAACGGTCATCATCTGCTCGCGCAATGAAGGATCGCTGGAACGCGCGAAGAGCCGCCTGAATACCGGCGGCGCGACGATCGATGCGATTGCGGCGGACCTCAGCACCGAAGACGGCCTCAAGGGATTGGTCGACACGGTGCGCGAGCGTCATCGATCGGTGGACATCCTCGTGCCCAACACTGGCGGCCCCCCGACCGGCGCGACGCTCGACATCCCGTGGACCGCCTGGGAATCGGCGGCGACGCTGCTCCTGCGTAGCGCGGTCGAGCTCTGCCGCGCGTTCGTGCCGGGAATGCGAAGCCGGAAGTGGGGCCGCGTGATCGGCATCACGTCGCTTGCAGTGAAGCGGCCGGAACCAGCGCTGGCACTTTCCAATTCGTTGCGCGCCGCGGTCACCGGGTATTACCGCACCTTGGCCGAGGAGATCGGTGCCGACGGCGTCACCGTCAACACCGTGCTTCCCGGATTCACCGAAACCGAGCGGCTGCAGGCGCTGGCCGATGCCAATGCCAAGCGCACCGGTGCGAGCCACGACGCGATCTTCGATCAGTGGCGCGCGCAGTCTCCGCTCAAGCGTCTCGGCCGGCCCGAGGAAGTCGCAGCGATGATCGCCTTCCTCGCGTCCGATCACGCCGGATTCGTGACTGGCCAGGCGATTTGCGTCGACGGCGGCGCGGTCCGGCTGTTGTTGTAG
- a CDS encoding branched-chain amino acid transaminase, giving the protein MARLTETEWIWRDGEFIRWKDAQVHVLSHSMQFGSSVFEGIRCYKTPQGPAIFRLQDHLQRMMTSCRVYRIDLQYAVDDLVTACCQVVERNQLDSCYIRPMVVRGYGAAGMVPFDSPVEMYVPCWPWGAYLGEGALENGIDACVSSWHRVAPNTIPAAAKIAGNYLGGQLIKMEALANGFSEAIALGPGGMLSEGSGQNVFIVHGGTVYTPPIDGTLLTGVTRSTILTLASEAGIPVREQPLAREMLYAADEVFLTGTASEVTPVRSVDHIAVGSGKRGPVTKQLQREYLDIASGAREDRHGWLTNVGAEVAAIANK; this is encoded by the coding sequence ATGGCTCGGCTCACGGAAACGGAATGGATCTGGCGCGACGGCGAATTCATTCGATGGAAGGACGCGCAGGTGCACGTCCTGTCGCATTCGATGCAATTCGGTTCGTCGGTCTTCGAGGGGATTCGCTGCTACAAGACACCGCAAGGGCCGGCAATCTTCCGCCTGCAGGACCATCTGCAGCGGATGATGACGTCGTGCCGTGTCTACCGGATCGACCTGCAGTATGCCGTCGACGATCTCGTGACGGCGTGCTGCCAGGTCGTGGAGCGGAATCAGCTCGACTCATGCTACATCAGGCCGATGGTGGTGCGAGGCTACGGCGCTGCGGGGATGGTGCCGTTCGACTCGCCGGTCGAGATGTACGTTCCGTGCTGGCCGTGGGGTGCGTACCTGGGCGAAGGCGCGCTGGAGAACGGGATCGACGCGTGCGTCTCGAGCTGGCATCGGGTCGCACCCAATACGATTCCCGCCGCCGCGAAGATCGCGGGCAACTATCTCGGTGGACAGTTGATCAAGATGGAAGCGCTGGCCAACGGCTTTAGCGAAGCGATCGCCCTGGGGCCAGGCGGCATGTTGAGCGAAGGCTCCGGACAGAACGTCTTCATCGTGCACGGCGGCACGGTCTACACGCCGCCGATCGACGGGACGTTGCTGACCGGCGTCACGCGGTCAACCATCCTCACCCTCGCCAGTGAAGCCGGCATTCCGGTGCGGGAACAGCCGCTGGCGCGCGAGATGCTCTATGCCGCGGACGAAGTCTTCCTCACCGGGACGGCGTCGGAGGTGACGCCGGTGCGGAGCGTCGATCACATCGCGGTTGGATCGGGGAAGCGCGGGCCGGTCACCAAGCAGCTGCAGCGAGAATACCTCGATATCGCATCGGGAGCGCGCGAAGACCGGCACGGGTGGCTCACCAACGTGGGTGCAGAGGTGGCGGCGATCGCGAACAAGTAG
- a CDS encoding OmpA family protein yields MKLALSALSAGALLALLAAPAPASAQIGGMIRGAVNDAAQTKINSMVNCAVNDQDCIDKAHADGKKVTVVDAKGKPLKDQSAANKTSADQSASATVTAGDATASSDPPGKGAWLNYDFVPGDTVLFFDDFSTDKVGDLPTHEDITGGNVTVVDIKGTKYLHTTTGGDMTVSLPEVLPQRFTVEFTFHRTGGNGSGLDLRLGDDGELTFRCDQGNGRIMGRGPNGPKEAGQDVPVGENDLEVCRLMVDGGYAKGYVNSTRVGQLNGLVFPREDKIHISLPNADDNGALLTGLRVAAGGRDLYDGLNASGRIVTQGILFDVSSDRIRGESTPTLKAIGDMLTQHADLKLTIEGHTDNTGTAATNQTLSEKRAASVRQYLVDNYKIDGSRLKSAGFGASKPIASNDTPEGRQNNRRVELVKN; encoded by the coding sequence ATGAAGCTCGCACTGTCAGCTCTTTCTGCCGGGGCACTCCTCGCGCTCCTTGCCGCACCAGCTCCCGCGTCGGCGCAGATCGGCGGCATGATCCGCGGCGCGGTCAACGACGCCGCGCAGACCAAGATCAACAGCATGGTCAACTGCGCCGTCAATGATCAGGACTGCATCGACAAGGCCCACGCCGACGGCAAGAAGGTGACCGTCGTCGATGCCAAGGGGAAACCGCTCAAGGATCAATCGGCCGCCAACAAGACCAGCGCCGACCAGTCCGCCAGCGCGACGGTGACCGCCGGCGACGCCACTGCGAGCAGCGATCCCCCGGGCAAGGGCGCCTGGCTCAACTACGACTTCGTTCCCGGCGACACCGTTCTCTTCTTCGACGATTTCTCGACCGACAAGGTCGGTGATCTGCCGACCCACGAAGACATCACTGGCGGGAACGTGACGGTGGTCGACATCAAGGGAACGAAATATCTCCACACCACGACCGGAGGGGACATGACTGTCTCGCTCCCGGAAGTGCTGCCGCAGCGGTTCACGGTCGAGTTCACCTTCCATCGGACGGGCGGAAACGGCAGCGGCCTCGATCTCCGGCTTGGCGACGACGGCGAGCTGACCTTTCGATGTGACCAGGGGAATGGCCGGATCATGGGCCGCGGCCCGAATGGCCCGAAGGAAGCCGGTCAGGACGTGCCGGTCGGCGAGAACGACCTCGAGGTCTGCCGCCTCATGGTCGACGGCGGCTACGCCAAGGGGTACGTCAATTCGACCCGCGTCGGCCAGCTCAATGGTCTGGTCTTCCCGCGCGAGGACAAGATCCACATCTCCCTTCCCAACGCCGACGACAACGGCGCCCTCCTTACGGGGCTTCGCGTCGCCGCCGGCGGCCGCGATCTCTACGATGGGCTGAACGCCAGCGGGCGGATCGTCACGCAGGGGATTCTCTTCGACGTCAGTTCCGACCGGATTCGCGGGGAATCAACACCGACGCTCAAGGCTATCGGTGACATGCTGACGCAGCACGCCGATCTCAAGCTGACTATCGAGGGACACACCGATAACACCGGTACCGCCGCCACCAACCAGACCCTCTCCGAAAAGCGGGCGGCGTCGGTGCGGCAATACCTGGTCGACAACTACAAGATCGATGGGAGCCGGCTCAAGTCGGCGGGGTTCGGCGCGAGCAAGCCGATTGCGTCGAACGACACGCCCGAGGGGCGGCAGAACAATCGCCGCGTGGAGCTGGTCAAGAACTGA